A window from Vanessa atalanta chromosome 16, ilVanAtal1.2, whole genome shotgun sequence encodes these proteins:
- the LOC125069907 gene encoding uncharacterized protein LOC125069907: protein MDKIDPELLISLVHSRPGLWDKSLESHKDFVLRSNAWKDICRILNPEFNDMPRKEKNVYVKTVMKKWTNIRDAWKKTVSEDKRKFKPYVYHEQLKFLLKNYNKGDSTDAEASKDKIEEYNSDDASDSVASSSNRPAKRLKTHEQDEQDAGYIHYMDVKSTHVEDAHISFFKSLLPSLHKLDDDETLEFQMGVIKLIQEIRRKARVQPFHEPYMRYNMPSSSYEMVEIKKDID from the exons ATGGACAAAATCGACCCCGAGCTACTCATCAGCTTGGTGCACAGCCGGCCGGGCCTGTGGGACAAGAGCTTGGAGAGCCATAAGGACTTCGTTTTGAGATCGAACGCGTGGAAAGATATTTGTAGGATTCTGAATCCCGAGTTTAATGATATGCctcgtaaagaaaaaaatgtgtatg tCAAAACGGTTATGAAGAAATGGACCAACATCCGAGACGCATGGAAAAAGACAGTTTCCGAGGATAAGCGGAAGTTTAAGCCATACGTTTATCACGAACAATTGAAGTTTCTTCTGAAGAACTATAATAAAGGTGACAGCACGGATGCAGAAGCAAGCAAAGATAAAATAGAAGAGTACAATAGTGACGACGCTTCAGACAGCGTAGCGAGCAGTAGCAACAGACCAGCCAAGAGACTGAAAACGCACGAGCAGGACGAACAAGACGCCGGCTACATTCATTACATGGACGTAAAGTCTACACATGTCGAGGACGCTCACATCTCATTTTTCAAAAGCCTCCTACCGAGCTTACACAAGCTGGACGACGATGAAACATTAGAGTTCCAAATGGGTGTGATCAAACTGATACAGGAAATAAGGCGAAAGGCGAGAGTGCAGCCCTTCCACGAGCCCTATATGCGCTACAACATGCCGTCGTCCAGCTACGAAATggtagaaattaaaaaagatatcgACTAG